The region GTAGACGAAGTTTATGCAGGAAGCGAACTGGCGGCTCTAACATCATTTAACGAAGGCACCCCGGTAAGCCTCATAGAGGCATTAGCAGCAGGCAAACCGGTTGTATCAACAAAGGTTGGTGGAATAGAAGATGTGGTAAACCATAAGAAAAATGGTATACTGGTCCCGTCAGACAACGTCAATGCTTTCACCAAAGCCATGCAATCGCTAGTATCTGACGACAATTTGAGAAATGAGATGGCCATTGAAGCCAAAAAAAGCATCAACGGGCAATTTAGTTACAACAGACTTGTTGATGATACATCGCGGTTATACAATGAGTTATTGTCGCATTCAAGTTAGTCAATATACATAAAAAAATATATCTTTGGAGGTTATTAAAGGCTTTAAAATGAAAATAAACAGTTTGAGATATTTTTTATGGTTCATTGTTGCTGTTGCAAGTTTCAGCTCATGTAAGTTATTGCAACCTAACCGAATGTTTAAGACCGAGAGTGATTTCAAGTATAATGAATTTAAGCCGGTTGATACCAAAGAGTACAAAATACAACCCTACGACATTATCAGCCTGAGCATCACCACCAATGATGGACTAAAACTGATAAACATAGGCGAAAAACAAGGCGGGAACACAGGAAATCTGCGTAGAGAAATAGAATACCTTGTTGAATATGATGGATTCGTAAAAGTACCAACATTAGGTAGAGTTAAGATATCAGGAAAGACCATAAGGGAGGCAGAAGCTTTTCTGGAGAAAGAGTATGCCGATTACTATAAGAATCCTTTTGTTTTATTGAGAGTAAATAATCGAAAAGTATATGTGTTCAAGGGAGGTGGAGATGACGGAACAGTTCTTAATATTCCGGAAGACCGCTTAACCCTTATTGAGGCTCTGGCTATGAGTGGCGGCATTCCCGACAGTGATAAAGCCTATAAAATAAAACTAATCAGAGGTGATGTGAGTAATAACCCTGAGGTTTACCGTTATAACATATCATCTCTTGAAGACATACAGGGCAGTAATTTATTATTACAGGCCAACGATATAATTTATGTTGAGAGCCGCCCGCGATATGCTCGCAGGGTTATGACAGAGATTACACCTTACCTGACACTTATTTCTACCTTTTTATTAGTTTACAATCTATTTTAACCATGCAGAACAGAAAAATACCTATCATAAACGATACATTTGACATCATTACGTTCAAACGAATATTATACAGATCTGTTTGGATAGGTCTTTTTATTATACTTCTGGCACTTGGTGCCGGCTTTTTAAAGATCCGGTATACAGCCCCCCTCTATGAGGCAAAATCAGTGATTCAAATACAGGAAGATAAAAAAACAAGTCAGGTATTTCAGTTAGATGACCTTTATGAAGACAATAAAAAACTGAACAAAACAATTGCCCTAATCAGGTCCAAAGAATTTCTGAAGCGCACATTCGCAAAACTCCCGTTGGACATACGCTATTTTGTTGAAGGCGCATTCCTGAGTGATGAAATTTACCAATCATCTCCATTTGAAATTCAATATAAGATCAAAGACAGCAAAGCATTTGGCATACCCGTCTTCATTTCTTTTAAGGACAAAAAAAATGTAGTATTCGAGTATGAATACAATGGTGAAACATACTCTTACCCGGGTGAAGCTGGTAAATGGACAGACCTGGGCATACTATCGTGCAAAGCAGAAATATTGCGCTACAATGTAATAAAAAGCATGTATGAAAGTGCCAAGCAAAATAGCTACTATTTCGTAATTTACAATGATGAACAAATCTTCACAGAACACAGCAAAAAACTGAACATAAAGCTCTTAAGCAGCAGTTCAAACTCCATTGAAATTTCATATCAAAGTCACAACAGCCAGCAGGCAGCAGACTTAGTAAATGCAGTAGCAAGAGAATTTCAGCGATTTGAAGTTGAAAAGAAAAAAGAAAGCATACAAAACATACTTGCATTTATCGAGCGTCAGCTCAAAAATGTGTATAAAACACTTGACACAACGGAATCAAAGCTACAAGAGTTTAAAAAAGAGAACAACATCCCGAGTGAAGCTCTCGAACGCACACCATTCCCAATTTTTACAGCAAAAATCGAGGAATTTGAGGAACAAATTACAACACTCGATTTTGAGTTGATTACACTTAAAAATGTAAAAACGCAATTGGAAACAAACCAACAACTGAACACCTACGAGATGATTGCCACCCTGGCCGGCACCAACAGCGAGAAAGTACTTGTCAGCATATTAACCAATCTTCAGAATCTTATAAACGAGAAAAACCAATTGCTAAATGATGTGACAGAAAACAACATGCGCATCAAAATTATTGATAAACAGATTGCCAACCAGAAAAAACTCATCATTGACTTTGTCAAAAACAACATAAATCGTTTAGAAGAAAAAAGAGCTGAGTACCAGAGCAAAATAGAAGAGTACGAGGAGAAACTTTTTGCAGACGAATCATTCGATAAATTAGAATATGCCAGGCTCCAACGCTTACATTCAATTAACGAAGGGTTTTACAATCAACTGATTCAAAAGAAAGCCGAATATATGATTTCACAGGCAGGTTACGTTACCCAGAATGTAATTCTGGAACGAGCCAATGCCAACCTGAAATCAATTGCACCTAAAAAAGAACAAATTTTAATAGCAAGCTTTATACTGGGACTAATCCTATTCTTTACATTTATCTTTATTCGTTACCTCATGTTTAATGAGATCACCTCAATAAACATGATAAAAAATTATTCAAGCGCACCGGTAATTGGGGTTGTTCCAGCATACAAAAAGGCTGTTCCTGTTTCACAACTTCTTGTAAACAAGAAACCAAATTCCATGTTTACAGAAGCTTTCCGAAATATTCGCTCCAACCTGCAGTTTCTATCGCCCGGAGCAGGCTCAAATGTCATCACGGTTACATCAACCATTTCAGGAGAAGGAAAAACTTTTGTAGCCATGAACCTTGCCGGAATACAAGCCATTTCAGGCAAAAGAGCAATTATTCTGGACATGGATATGCGAAAACCACGTCTGCACTTGGGATTTAATGTAGACAACGATAAAGGTATGAGTACAATCTTAATCGGTAAGCACACATACAAAGATTGTATATTCATGTCGGAACAAAAGAACCTTGATTTCATCACAGCAGGGCCTGTACCACCCAATCCGGCTGAATTGGTTTTCAGCCCAAAAATGGATGAACTCATAGAACAGCTCGAAGAACTCTATGATGTAATTATCATCGACACACCACCAATTGGCATTGTGACCGATGCACTGGCCAACCTACAACGGGCCAATTATCCGGTTTACGTGCTTAAATCAAACCTCTCCAAACGCAACTTCCTGGAAAATATCAACTCTTTAATTAAGGATAAAAGACTAGACAACCTTTCTGTTGTATTCAATTCGGTTGATATGGCTAAACGACGCTACGGATACGGTTATGGATATGGTTACGGATACGGTTACGGCTATGGCTACTACTCCGATGAAGAAAAGCCTTCCAAGAAAAACTTTTTGAAATCAATTTTCAAAACCAACTAATCATAAAACCAGATTGACAAAACGTTATGGAAAACGCACTTTTACTATTTTTGTTCTTTACATACACTTTCCTCCTGGGGTTTTTATTGCACAAATACCTGATAAACCGTTCCAGAACTTACAACCTGCATAAAGCCAACATATCAGGCGAACGCTGGGAGAGACAGTCGAAACCCATTTTTGGAGGTATTACTTTTTTCAGCCTTTTTATTTTCGGGTTAATAAATTATGTGGTTTTTTTTCCTGTAGACATCCTAATTACCGGAGAAAGTATTGCCATAATACTTGTGGTAACTATCTCCTTTCTCATGGGACTGGCCGATGACCTGCTAAACACTTCTCCATTATTTAAATTTGGAATGCAACTAGGGGCAGCCCTCCTGCTTATTTATTTTGGTATTTATATCAGCATATTTTCTGATGATACACTAAACTACCTTTTAACCATTCTTTGGGTAGTCGGAATTATGAATTCTATAAACATGCTGGATAATATGGATGCCATTACAACTCCAAGCGGGTTGTTTATACTTCTGTTTATTGGCTTGCTAATAGGCATCAATACACCAGGCGATATGTGGTTTTATTTAACCATACTTATCAGCATATATGCCAGCATGGGAAGCTTCTTAATCTTCAACTGGCACCCGTCAAAAATGTACATGGGCGACAATGGTTCACAGTTTCTTGGTGCAGTATTAGCCGTACTCTCTATAATGTTCATATGGAACCAGCCCATAACCCCAAGTCCGCATACTGGTCTTTTTAAACTTGCCTCGGTTATTATTGCTTTCACAATGCCACTGACAGATACTGTCACTGTAAGTATAAACAGGCTACTCAAAGGCAAATCGCCATTTGTTGGAGGGAAAGATCACACCACACACCATCTTTCATATGCAGGCCTGTCAGACCACATGGTGGCATGGGTTTTCATAATAGGGTCGTTAATATCTGTTACTTTGGCATTTGTTTTGACTGTCTATTTTCCCGATGCCAGCCTTTCCACTTTAGCTATATTTTTAGCCTGGCCGGCAATCATTTTTGTCGCTCTTTACTCATTAACCCGAATCGTAAAACCGAACAAATAGGTATTGAATGAAAATAAAAACTATTTCGATTACAGCCATTATGCTGGTGACTTTGTTATGGATAATTAAATATTCCTACAACCAAAAAGAAACAAAAGAAATACCCCAGACCAAAGAAACTGATAATGATGCATATATTGTTGAACCTGCAGACATACCTGCTCAATTAATATTTGCAGATGAGGTTGTTCCGGTTCAGTTCTATGATGTGCGTGAGCGACTCGATCGTGAGTTACTTGTAAACAAGTTTTGGCACTCCAGCACATTTCAACTCATTAAGAGAGCCAACCGTTACTTTCCCATTATTGAAAAAATTTTAAGAGAAGAACAGGTTCCTGAGGATTTTAAGTACCTGGCAATAGCGGAAAGCGGCTTACAAAATGTAGTTTCGCCCAGTGGCGCTGCCGGTTTCTGGCAATTTTTAAGAGGAGCAGCAAGAGATTTTGACCTGCAGGTAAACAATGAAGTAGATGAACGCTATCACCTGGAAAAGGCTACCCGTGCTGCAGCAAAATATTTAAAATGGAATTATAAAAAATTCGGCACCTGGACCATGTCAGCTGCAGCGTATAATTATGGAAGGACTAACACTCTTCGCCAAATTAAACGGCAACATTGCTCGAACTATTACGACCTTTTATTACCCGAAGAAACCGAACGCTACGTATTCAGGCTGATTGCCCTAAAGCTCATACTCAGCAACCCGGAAGAATACGGATTTACACTTAACAACAACGACTTATATGCGCCCATAAAAACAAAAACGGTTACAGTAACCGGAAAGGTTAAAGATCTTGCAACTTTTGCAAAAGACCATGGTATCTCTTACAGAATGCTAAAAGAATTTAACCCCTGGTTAAGAGAAAACTACTTACGAAACCCTCGAAACAAGACTTACAAAATAAAAATACCAGAAAAACATTTCCGGCATCAATATGACCATCTGAGCTATTGATATTATGACAAAGAAAAGAGAACTGATAGATACTGATTACGCAGATAATATTGAAATTCTGGGAGCACGTGTACATAATCTCAAAAACATAGATACCCACATTCCCAGAAATAAACTTACCGTCATTACAGGGTTAAGTGGCAGTGGCAAATCATCATTGGCGTTTGATACCATTTATGCCGAAGGCCAACGACGATATATCGAAACATTCTCATCCTATGCCCGCCAGTTTTTGGGTGGTTTGGAAAGACCTGACGTCGACAAAATCACAGGATTAAGTCCGGTAATTAGCATAGAGCAAAAAACAACCAATAAAAATCCACGCAGTACAGTTGGAACAATCACTGAAGTTTACGACTTCATGCGTTTACTTTTTGCAAGAGCTGCCGATGCATATTCACATGCGAGTGGAAAAAAAATGGTTCGCTACAACGAGAATCAAATTGTCGAGCTCATAAAAGAGCGCTTTCAAAATAAAAAAATATTACTGCTCGCTCCTGTGATAAGGGGGCGTAAAGGCCATTACCGTGAACTTTTTGAACAAGTACGGCGTAAGGGCTTTATCAGCGCCCGCATTGACGGAGAAATTAAAGAACTAACCCCGGGTCTTAAGCTGGACCGGTACAAAATACACAATATTGAAGTTGTAATCGACAAGGTAATACCGGGCGAAACGGCAGATAAACGGCTAAAAAACTCCGTTCAAACTGCACTAAAGCATGGTAAAGGCGTAATAATGGCCATTGAAAAAAATGCCACTGAACCTGATTACTTCTCAAAACACCTGATGGATGCTGAAAGTGGAATATCTTACGACGAACCCGCTCCACACACCTTTTCATTTAACTCACCACAGGGGGCATGCCCGGTATGCAAAGGATTAGGCGAAGTTAGCGAATACGACATAGACAAACTCATTCCGGACAAAACGCTTAGCATAAAAAAAGGTGCCATTACACCTTTAGGTAAATACAAAAGCAGCCTCATTTTTTGGCAAATTGAGGCATTGGCGAAAAAGTACAAATGTACCATCGACATGCCAGTAAATAAGTTGCCCGTGGAATTGGTAGATAAAATTCTTTATGGCACAAACGAAAATGTAAAGATTGAAAACACACCCCTCGGGCGTAGTAGTTCTTATATGTTAAGTTATGCCGGGGTAGTGAATTACCTATCTCAACTCGATGCTGAAGATCTTAAAAATTCTAAAAAAGGACACGACAAATACCTAAAAAAATCCACATGCCCGGAGTGTAACGGAAGCAGGCTGAAAAAGGAAACTTTATATTTTAAAATACACGACAAAAACATTGCAGAGCTGAGTGCAATGGATATCGACCAGCTTCATCAATGGTTCAAGAGCATTGATAAGCACCTTTCTGATAAACAGTTATCAATTGCGAAAGAAATACTTAAAGAGATAAGAAGCCGGCTGGGTTTTTTATTGGATGTAGGCCTCAGTTATTTGTCTTTAAACAGGAGTGCTAAAAGCTTATCGGGAGGAGAAAGCCAACGTATACGTCTGGCCACACAAATCGGATCGCAACTGGTCAACGTGCTGTATATCCTCGATGAGCCCAGCATAGGGTTGCATCAACGCGACAATATAAAACTTATTAATAGTTTGAAGCAACTTCGCGATGCAGAAAACAGTGTGATCGTGGTAGAGCATGACCGAGAAATGATAGAATCTGCCGACCATGTAATAGATATTGGCCCTGGTGCAGGCCGGCACGGGGGGCACATTGTGGCAGAAGGGGATGTAAAAAAAATCAATGAAGCCGGTGGCCTTACGGCCGATTACCTGAAAAACCAGAAACGTATTGAGGTTCCTAAAGAGCGCAGACCCGGAAATGGAAAATCAATTCGTTTAAAAGGAGCCACGGGCAATAACTTAAAAAACGTGAATATCGATATTCCGCTGGGCCAATTTATTTGTGTAACAGGAGTAAGTGGCAGCGGAAAATCTACGCTCATTAATGAAACGCTCCACCCAATATTAAACAGGCATTTTTACCGGTCGGTAAAAGATCCACTACCCTACAAAGACATTGAAGGAATAAAGAATATCGATAAAGTAATTGAGGTAAATCAAAGTCCGCTCGGGCGTACACCCAGATCGAACCCGGTAACCTACACAGGTCTGTTCGATGAAATAAGAAAAATATTCACAAAATTGCCCGAAGCTAAAATCAGAGGGTACAAACCCGGACGTTTTTCATTTAATGTAAAGGGCGGACGATGCGAAACATGTAAGGGTGCAGGTGTAGAAATTATTGAAATGAATTTCTTGCCCGATGTACATGTAAAATGTAAAGATTGTGAAGGCCGCCGATATAACAGAGAAACACTTGAGGTGCGCTATAAGGGTAAAAGCATTTCAGATGTGCTGGATATGACCATAAACCAGGCGGTGGAGTTTTTCCAAAACATTCCTAAAATTGAAAAAAAGCTTAAAACCCTGCAGCAAGTTGGCCTGGGATATGTTACGCTGGGGCAACCTTCGACTACATTAAGTGGTGGGGAATCGCAACGTGTTAAGCTTGCTTCGGAACTGGCGAAAAAAGACACAGGTAAAACCCTTTACATACTCGATGAACCAACTACAGGACTGCACTTCGAAGATATAAAAGCCCTTTTGGGCGTGCTTGATCGTCTTGCGAACAAAGGGAATACCGTTATTGTTATTGAACATAACCTGGATGTGATTAAATTTGCTGATCACATCATTGATATAGGCCCGGAAGGTGGCCGTGGCGGAGGAAAAATAATTGCAACAGGAACACCTGAGGAAATTAGCAAAATCGAAAAAAGCTATACTGCTGGCTACCTGGCCGATGAATTAAAAAGATAAACTTATGCAGCTTGAAATAATAATTGAAAATAACGGCAATAGAAAATCATACGAACAAGGCACTTGCCTACAGCACATTGCCGATGATCAATTACCCGACACAAAAAGAAGTATTCTTGGAGCATTTGTAAATAATAAACTCAAGGAGATGAATTACCTTATTTACAAGCCTAAGATGGTGCGCTTTATCGACATTACAGATCCTGCCGGAAAGCGCATGTATGTGCGTTCAATTTCTTTTGTGCTAATAAAAGCTGCCCGCAAACTATTCCCCGAAGCAAGAGTAAAAATAGAGCATAGTATATCGAAAGGGTACTATTGTGAATTTGAAAATTTTGGCCGAAAACTGGAGGTTGATGATGTTTCTGCCATTTATGAAGAAATGCATAAAATAATCAATTCCGATCTGCCCTTCAAAAGAGAAGAGAAACTAACAACTGAAGCCATCGAAATATTTCGTGAGCACGGTCTCGAAGACAAGGTAAAACTTCTCAAAACCAGGCGCCAGCTATATACCTCTGTCTATTACCTGGATGGGCTGCCTGAATATTTTTATGGTTTTCTGGTCCCTTCAACCGGGTATTTAAAGGTATTTGCACTCAATAAATATTATGATGGCATGCTGCTGCAAATTCCAAAGCAAAGCAACCCCACAGAAATACATGAAATCATTCTTCAAGATAAACTTTTTGGCATCTTTCAGGAGTATAAAAACTGGGTAGAAGTTATTGGGATGAGCCATGTTGGTGCACTCAATGAAGCAGCAATAAACGGAGAGGTGGCAGATATCATAAAAGTGAATGAAGCCCTTCAGGAGAAAAAACTGTCAAAAATTGCAGATCAAATTCATAGCAGAACACAACAACCACGACTGATACTAATTTCTGGGCCATCGTCATCAGGCAAAACCACATTCTCGAAAAGACTGGCCATACAACTCAAAGTACTGGGATATAAACCCGTAACAATTTCGCTAGACAATTACTTTGTCAATCGCGAAGATACGCCGCTTGATGAAAACGGAGAATATGATTTTGAAAATATAGAGGCACTTGATATAGAATTTTTCAACCAACAACTCCTGGACCTTTTTGCAGGAAAGAAAATCGAGCTGCCCAGATTTAGCTTTGAAAAAGGGAAACGTTTTTTCAATGGTGACTACATGCAAATCGATGATCAAACCTTTGTAATTGTAGAAGGCATACACGGGCTAAATCCGAACCTGACTCCGCGCATACCAGCCGACCAAAAATATAAAATATATGTCTCAGCACTCACAGCACTATGCATGGACAGTCATAACCGTATCCCCACAACAGATAACAGGTTATTACGTCGCATTGTTCGAGATCACCAATACCGAGGTTACAGTGCAACTGAGACACTTAAAAGGTGGGGCAGTGTTACACGTGGAGAAGCCAAATATATTTTTCCTTTCCAGGAAGAAGCCGACAGCATGTTTAATTCTGCCTTAATTTTTGAATTAGGCGTCCTGAAAAAATATGCCGAACCAATTCTACAGGAAGTGTTTCCAGATGAGCCCGAATATGCAGAAGCAAACAGACTACTCAAATTTTTCAGGTACATTAGTCCTATCTCTGATGATGAAATTCCGCCAACAAGCATTTTAAGGGAATTTTTACATGGTAGTAGTTTCAATTACCATTAAAATCTATAACCGCCGTAAAATAGCCTCAAATTTTTTGTTAGGTCTCACTCCAGAAGGGTCATCGGTATATTCAGGCTTTAAACCAACCACAAAAAACATATTTACTTTGCCAATATTTTTTACGTTAATCTCCCCTCTTGGAATGCATTCGAAATAATCTTTTACCAAAGCATGGGTTGTTTCCGAAATATTCACCGAGTTTACAGCACCGCTGGTTTCCATTCTGGATGCCAGGTTTACAGTGTCCCCCCAAATATCGTAGGCAAACTTTTTTTGGCCGACTACTCCGGCAAATACTTCACCAGAATGTATTCCGATACGGCACTCCCAAACCGTTTCTTTTTTTAGCATGCGAGGTTTATTATATTCAAAAAGAAATTGTTGTATTTCAAGGGCAGCCATAACTGTATTTACATGGTGGCTTTTGTTTTTCATGGGCATTCCGCCGGCACACATATAGGCATCTCCTATGGTCTTAATTTTTTCCAAATAATGTTTTTCTGCTATTGTATCAAATATGGAAAACAATTCATCGAGGGTATGCACAATTTCAGCAGGTTCATGTTTCTTACAAATTTTGGTAAAACCCTTAAAATCGGCAAACATCACAGTTACAGACTTATGTCGTTTAGGTTTCTTTTTACCTTTCTTAAGCTGATGAGCCACAACTTCTGGGAGAATATTGTGTAATAACTCGTCTGTACGTTCTTTTTCACGTGTCAGTTCCTGATGTTGCTCGCTCAACTTATCGCTTTGTGCTTTAAGTTCATGATTAGCATCTGTGAGCTCCTCTGTCATTTTCTGTAAAGAGGCACTTTGCTCCTCCATCAGTATTTTTGAGGTTTTTAGCCCGGTTATATCGGCCTCAATGGCAACGAGCCATTTTATATTGGTTCCATCAAAAACCGGTGAAAGTGTAGTTTGCAAATATCGGATCTCACCATCTGGTGTATGAATAGAAGATAAGTAATCCAAAGACTTCTTAGATTCTTTTAATATTGCAATTTTCTTTTCAATTCCTTTAGTGGGACTAAAACTATATAAGTTACGTCCAAATTTTTGAATAAAAGCCTGTTTTTTATATCCATATATTTTCTCAAATGCCTTGTTCACCCACAATATATCGCCCTTAGCATTAAAAATAATCACGGCATTTTGTATTGCATTCGCCAATTGCATAAGTGATCTGTGCGCAAGCGGTGCCTGCATAAGGTACTCGATAAAATGCTGTATCTTATCAAACAGATATTCTTGCCCGGGTTCGGGAGGTAATATATCGTCGAGCAAACTATCGGGCAAAGAATTCTTCACGCCCCACACAACTGCATTTTCAGGCAATACTATATCATCATTACTATTTGCCTTTTCAACGAGAATCATAAGATCCACTTCTTTGTGTAATCCTGGATCAGATGAAACATGTAAAAAGTCAATATAAGGAAATTGTTTATGAAAATCGCCGAGTGCAAGTGTATGTGCAGGGTCGAATATAATTACGGTATAAAGGCCATTGGAAATCATGAACTTTAAAGATATAAAATATTCTGAATATGGTAGCAAAAAAAGGATTCCGGCTGGAGAACCGAAATCCTGCTAATAATGCGGAAGAAGCAGGATCGGGTGTCAATCAGATATTGTTTCTCATAGCTGTAAATCTAAATTGATGGCCTATCGGGAAATGTAAAAAATTATTGCAGACAATTGTAATAAGTTGATTTCTCCCCGAACCTGAAAATTTACCATGGTTGGTAAATTACATCCAAAGTAACATAGCTGTTAAACGGGTATTACTATTTTACTTTTCATATAATAGACACAAAAAAATAGAATGGTTGTAAAAAAAAGTAAAGTTTTTTATTTTAAAAAGACAGCCCCCCCTGAAAGCTCATTTTCAGCGATATACCGAACAAGATATGTTCCTTTATCAATATCGCTTGTTTCAATGTTGGCATTTTTCTGGCCATGAAGAAAGATCTCTTTTAGCAAAGACCCTTTAATATCATAAATCTGGATATTATGCAATGAGAATTTCGAACGAATACGAAGCACATCTTTAACTGGCATTGGAGAGAGTGTTAATTCATTTTCGTTAAAAGTTAAATCTTCTAGCCCAACCAGGGGGTTAATCTGGGTAGTGCCAACTTTAAACTCGGTAGTTACTTCCGGATCAAAATCACCATCAAAATTAACTCTAAACGGATACGATACCTTTCCTGGTGATTCTGGCAAAACAAAGTAAGTTCCTGATGGTAGATTTTCAAAATCAAATTTACCCTCTTTTACCCGGGCAAAATCAATGGGCTCTTGTGATTCATCTAGAAGGTAAACGGTTATGGGTAAGGTTATGGCTTCGTCATGATGAATATATCCGTGAATTTCATTGAATCCATGTGGCACAAAGTCAGATTCCAACGTAACAAGCACCAGGTCTCTGATCTCATGACCAATACTGAGCACCTCTGCATCCTGCCAATAATAGGCATTGCCCAAATAGGTAGGCAATAACCTCGGTGAGTAATTGCTAATACTAAAATCCGGCACTAATTTTAGCAGGTATTTTGTTTGTGATTCACACCAAAAATGAAACTTGCCCTGGGCATCCGGAACAATTGTATTTATTACACTATTTTGGTGAGAATCAAACCCGATAAGCCAAATAAATGCATTAGAGAGATAATTGTCATTGGTCTCAATACGTCCTCTGACATAGCTTTCTGGCCCGACCAATACCTCTTTGGCAGCAGTATCGATACAACCCAGAGGATTTTGCATGATCAGACTTACATTATAAACGCCTTGCTCCTCAAATCGATGTTCCGGCTCACTACTTGTACTTGTTTCGCCATCGCCAAAATGCCATTCGTAAGTACTAAATTCATTGGCTTGAGTAATTGGGATAAATGAAAAATTATATTCCGATTGTGGCCTGACTGTAAACTTAGAATCACAAGCTATTGGGGCCAGATTATGGCATATCCTAAAATCGATCTCAAAAACAGTATGCTTTTCCAGATTTACTGAATCTGTGTAAGTGTCCCAAAACCCACAAAAACCAATTGTTTTAATATACAGCAGATCTTTCTCACTATTCAGTTCAAAAAAGTATCCTCCGGCTTCATTGGTTACAGTTTTATCTAAAAAACCATTTTCATCATATAAATACACAGGATGTTCCTGAAGCGGATCGCCCTGCATTTTTGATACATTGCCCCTAATTTCCACTTGTGCAATGGAAGTCAGCTTCAATAGCATCAAAAAAACCAATATAACAACCCGAAAAACCATCCCCCTAAATTAGTAAAAAATATAACCCAAAGCAACTCCAAAACGCATATTTCTGTGCGCAACTACCTGATCGTTACGGTATATACTAAACAGCGAATATCGAATGGCCGGGGTTAGTGTAATGGCTTTTGATGAACTTATATTGTATTTTAGCCGAAACCTCAAAGCGGCATCAAAATTTACACGGTGAAAATATTTTTCATCGAGTTGTTTTAAAAAATGCGACCTATTAATAACTTTCCCCCTCACCCTGGCAAGCCAGGTTAAATAAAAACCAGACTCGAGAGCCAATTCAAAGGGTCGGAAAACGAAATTATAACCAAATAAGAATGGCATTTCCAGATAAAAATATCTATTCGTAAAATGGAGAGATTTATTGACACTACTGGTATCGTAATCCACCTGCCTCACAGTATCATAAATGGTCATAT is a window of Salinivirga cyanobacteriivorans DNA encoding:
- a CDS encoding polysaccharide biosynthesis/export family protein, with product MFKTESDFKYNEFKPVDTKEYKIQPYDIISLSITTNDGLKLINIGEKQGGNTGNLRREIEYLVEYDGFVKVPTLGRVKISGKTIREAEAFLEKEYADYYKNPFVLLRVNNRKVYVFKGGGDDGTVLNIPEDRLTLIEALAMSGGIPDSDKAYKIKLIRGDVSNNPEVYRYNISSLEDIQGSNLLLQANDIIYVESRPRYARRVMTEITPYLTLISTFLLVYNLF
- a CDS encoding GumC family protein produces the protein MQNRKIPIINDTFDIITFKRILYRSVWIGLFIILLALGAGFLKIRYTAPLYEAKSVIQIQEDKKTSQVFQLDDLYEDNKKLNKTIALIRSKEFLKRTFAKLPLDIRYFVEGAFLSDEIYQSSPFEIQYKIKDSKAFGIPVFISFKDKKNVVFEYEYNGETYSYPGEAGKWTDLGILSCKAEILRYNVIKSMYESAKQNSYYFVIYNDEQIFTEHSKKLNIKLLSSSSNSIEISYQSHNSQQAADLVNAVAREFQRFEVEKKKESIQNILAFIERQLKNVYKTLDTTESKLQEFKKENNIPSEALERTPFPIFTAKIEEFEEQITTLDFELITLKNVKTQLETNQQLNTYEMIATLAGTNSEKVLVSILTNLQNLINEKNQLLNDVTENNMRIKIIDKQIANQKKLIIDFVKNNINRLEEKRAEYQSKIEEYEEKLFADESFDKLEYARLQRLHSINEGFYNQLIQKKAEYMISQAGYVTQNVILERANANLKSIAPKKEQILIASFILGLILFFTFIFIRYLMFNEITSINMIKNYSSAPVIGVVPAYKKAVPVSQLLVNKKPNSMFTEAFRNIRSNLQFLSPGAGSNVITVTSTISGEGKTFVAMNLAGIQAISGKRAIILDMDMRKPRLHLGFNVDNDKGMSTILIGKHTYKDCIFMSEQKNLDFITAGPVPPNPAELVFSPKMDELIEQLEELYDVIIIDTPPIGIVTDALANLQRANYPVYVLKSNLSKRNFLENINSLIKDKRLDNLSVVFNSVDMAKRRYGYGYGYGYGYGYGYGYYSDEEKPSKKNFLKSIFKTN
- a CDS encoding MraY family glycosyltransferase; amino-acid sequence: MENALLLFLFFTYTFLLGFLLHKYLINRSRTYNLHKANISGERWERQSKPIFGGITFFSLFIFGLINYVVFFPVDILITGESIAIILVVTISFLMGLADDLLNTSPLFKFGMQLGAALLLIYFGIYISIFSDDTLNYLLTILWVVGIMNSINMLDNMDAITTPSGLFILLFIGLLIGINTPGDMWFYLTILISIYASMGSFLIFNWHPSKMYMGDNGSQFLGAVLAVLSIMFIWNQPITPSPHTGLFKLASVIIAFTMPLTDTVTVSINRLLKGKSPFVGGKDHTTHHLSYAGLSDHMVAWVFIIGSLISVTLAFVLTVYFPDASLSTLAIFLAWPAIIFVALYSLTRIVKPNK
- a CDS encoding lytic transglycosylase domain-containing protein, whose product is MKIKTISITAIMLVTLLWIIKYSYNQKETKEIPQTKETDNDAYIVEPADIPAQLIFADEVVPVQFYDVRERLDRELLVNKFWHSSTFQLIKRANRYFPIIEKILREEQVPEDFKYLAIAESGLQNVVSPSGAAGFWQFLRGAARDFDLQVNNEVDERYHLEKATRAAAKYLKWNYKKFGTWTMSAAAYNYGRTNTLRQIKRQHCSNYYDLLLPEETERYVFRLIALKLILSNPEEYGFTLNNNDLYAPIKTKTVTVTGKVKDLATFAKDHGISYRMLKEFNPWLRENYLRNPRNKTYKIKIPEKHFRHQYDHLSY